CAGCCGCTGGGGCGTGGACGAGCTCACGTTCTTCGGCGACGTCCACGGCGTCTCCCTGGCGAAGCTCGCCGAACTCGCCGACCTCGCTGGCGGCGACGACCTCGCGCAGTACCTGCCCGAGGAGCTCCAGAAAGCGGGACAGGCGCTCGGCAAGCTGGCGCTGACCTACGTCACCCTGTCGCTCGGCGTGGGCAGCCGCGGGCTGTACGTCAGCTCCGTCAGCTTCACCATCGGCATGCCCGACTGCCGCTGGAAGATCTGGGGCGACCACCTCGCGGTCCGCGACCTCTCGTGCCAGTTCTCCATCACCGACCCGTTCGGCCAGCGCAAGGTCTCGCTCGACGTGGGCGGCATCATCGACATCGAGGGCGTCCCGTTCAGCGTCCGCGCCTCGAACGCCAACGACTTCACCGTCTACGCCCGAATGCTCGGCGGGCAGACCCTCCCGCTGAGCCGGCTCCTCAAGAGTTACGCGCCGGATCTCCCGCCCCCCGCGGACCTGACCATCGACAGCATGAACGTCACGGTCGCTCCAGGCTCCTTCTACAGCTTCTCCGCGGCGCTGGCCGGGCGCCCGAATGAATGGGTCATCGATGTCGGGCCCCAGAAGCTCAAGATGCAGGACGTCGCCCTCCGCCTGAGCTGCCTTCAGGGCGGCAAGGTGACCGGCGACTTCGAGGGAAACATCGCCTTCGGCAAGAGCCGCATCTCGGCCCGCTACAGCCACCCGGGTGAGTTCGCCATCCGCGGCAACTTCCCGGAGGTCCACCTCGACGAGCTGATCAACGGCCTGTGCGACCAGAAGGCGCCGCTGCCCGCGGGCTTCGACGTCACCCTGAAGAACTCGTCGGTGCTCATCCGGAAGCAGGGCAACGGCTACGTCTTCCAGCTCGCCACCGCCCTCGAGGGCGTGGGCCTCTTCGCCTTCGAGGCCAGCAAGACCGGGGCGCAGTGGGGCTTCGCCGCGGGAATGGATCTGGGCCCCGCCCGGCTCTCGAGCCTGCCCGGCCTCTCCGCGCTCAAGTCGGTCGAGGACATCGTCCGGCTGCAGAAGCTGCTCCTGGTGATCTCCACCCAGGACAACGCGAACCTCCAGTTCCCGGACCTCGCGCAATTCAACGCCCCCCAGCTCGGCACGCAGAAGCTGGCCCTGCCCGCCCAGACGAGCGGCGTCGGCAAGGGCCTGACGGCCTTCGCCGAGTGGCAGCTCGATTCGAATGACAGGCAACAAGGCCTGCTCATGAAGCTCCTCGGGGTCGGCGGTACGCAGCGCGTGGCGCTCGCCATCGGAGATAACCCGGCGAAGGAGTCGAAGCTCTTCTTCGGGCAACGGACCCGGATCCAGGGGCAGCCGTTCGACTACCAGCTCGGCGTCATGCTCACCAATGGCAAGGCGAGCTTCTTCCTCACCGGCTCGTTGACGGCGAAGATCCAGGGCCAGCCGCAGACCTTCGATGTCACCACCCTGTTCGTCCCCGGTGGCGCGTTCATGTCCGCGACCATGAAGGGCGCGACGGCCGTCAATTGCGGCCCGTTCAAGCTGAGCAACCTCGCGATGCAGATCGGGGTGAACTGGGGCGGCATCCCCAGCCTCGGGATCGCCGCGACCATCGACGTGAAGAACTTCCAGTCATCGGTGGCTGTGTTCTTCGACTCGACGGACCCCTCGCGCAGCCTGGTGGCGGGCTCGATCAGCAGCCTGACCGCCAAGGACGTGATGGACACGCTGGTGGGCGGTGGCCTCAAGACGCCGATCGACGAGGTGCTCAAGGGCATCGCCATCAAGGGCACGCACCAGTTCTCCATCCCGGGCAACCTCGCCAGCGAGCTCGATGGCCTGGTCTTCGACAAGGTCTCGTCCGCGTTCGCCGCCGCGAAGGTGACGATCCCCTCCTCGTCGAACCAGCTCACGCTGGTGGTGAACAAGAAGGGCGCGTCGTGGCACCTGACGGACCTCACCACGATGCGGCACTACGAGCTCGAGCTGCAGGGGGACAAGATCCAGGTGCGGATCGCCCCGCAGTTCTACTTCGCGCCCCAGCCCACGTTCATCGGCACCATCCAATACCCGCAGAGCTACTACCTCAACGCCGCCATCTCGTTCGCCGGCTTCGATGCCTCCGCCACGATCGACATCTCGCAGAACAAGGGCTTCTCCGTGGACGCGCAGATGGACAAGATCGTGCTCGTCGACGAGCGGTTCTTCTCGATCGCGGCCGCCCAGGGCGGCGGTGGCCCGAAGATCTCCATCTCGACGTTCTTCCAGCCCGACCAGCCGGTCGCGGAGTTCCGGCCGCCCCATTTCTATATCAACGGCGGCCTGACGATGTTCGGCCTCAAGCGCTCCCTCTTCGCCAGCGTGACCGTCAACGGCGTCGAGTTCGAGCTGAAGGGACCGCTCGCGCCTGGCGTGAACTTCGACGTCGACGCACGGTTCGGCAAGAGCGGCCTCGAAGCGGGCGGGACCGTCAAGGTGGGCATCGGCACCATCGACCTCGGCCTGCTCGGCAAGGCGAAGGTCAACACCAACATCGAGGCCCACATCGAGATCGATATCGACAGCAAGAACGTCGACATGATGCTGGAGTCGAGCTTCGAGTTCGCTGGCGAGGGCTTCAAGATCGCGAAGTTCAGGCTCGACGCGACCCCCGACGCGTTCACGAAGCTGCCCGAGGTGCTGTCGAAGAAGGTCGAGGCCGCGCTGCGCGACGCCTTCAATGACGCGACGAAGTGGACCAACGCCGTCAACAAGGGCGTCATGGAGGGGGTGAACGACACCGAGAAGGTGTTCAAGGATGTCTACAAGAAGAGCGAGAAGGAGGCCAAGGCGCTCGCCAACACCATGAACAAGGGCGTGAATCAGGCGACCAAGGCCGTCGAGAACGTCGCCAAGGACGTGGGCAAGAGCACCAAGAAGGCGTTCAAGAAGGCGAAGTTCTGGTAACGGAACATGCTCCGAGCGGCCGGGCTCCGCTATCCTGCGAGCCTCCATCGCCGGATTCACTCCAGAGACGAGGCCTCCATGAAGAATGTCATCGAACGAGCTTCCTTCGCGATGAGTCTGACGCTGGCCGCGCTCCTCCTGTCGTCGTGCACCGCCGCTCCCCCCGTGCGGGGTGCCATCGAGTCCCGGTATGCGGAGCCCGGCCCCCTGGCGATCGGAACGGAGCTCATCACGAACGACCGGGGTGAGGCGCTCTATCAGACGTACTTCCCGGAGCCCCTCACCACCGGGCATCCCGTCATCGTCTGGGGAAACGGGACCGATGCACTGCCCTCGAACTACGATGCCCTGCTCCGCCATCTGGCGTCCTGGGGCTTCGTGGTCATCGATACATTCGAGACCCACACCGGAACCGGAGCCGAGATACTCGCCGCCGCCCGCTACCTGGTTTCACGGCATGAGACGCCCGGTTCCCGCTTCTCTGGCAAGCTCGACGTCCGGCGAATCGGCGCGGCCGGACACTCGCAAGGCTCCACCGGGGTCATCAACAGTCATACGAACTTCGAGGCCGGAAGTCTCATCACGACCGTGGTGTCCATCGCGCTGCCCGCCCTCCGCTGGTGCGACCCCGAGGACAAATACGACACGTCCCGGCTCGCCATACCCTTCCTGATCCTGGGAGGCACCGGGGATGGAATCATCTCCCCAGCGGCCGACAACCAGCGGGCCTTCGATCGAACCGCTCCGGGTGTTCCCGCCGCCATGGCCATTGCCTCGGGGGCCAGCCACAACGAAATCCAGGGTGATGGCGGCATGCACCGGGGATACCTGACGGCCTGGATGCGTTACTGGCTCGCCCAGGACGGCGAGGCGAGGGCCGCCTTCGCGGGGGACATGCCCGAGCTCGCCCATCATCCGGGATGGCTACACGTGGCGCTCAAGAACCTCGAGTAGGAAGGTGCCGCGCCCTCAAAATTCGAGATGTAACGGAATTCCCCTTGTGTCAGTGCCTCCCCGTACGATGAGATGATCCGGAAAAATACTCCTCCATCAAAAAGGAGACACATGAACAGATTACATGCGGTGAAGGAGTTCGTGCGGAGTCTGGCGGTGCTGGGCCTGGCGTTGGTGGGAGCTCCCACCCTGGCCGCGACTCCCTTCCAGGAAGGAATGGTGAGCATCACGCTGGATGACGGGTGGCCCTCGCAGTACACGGCGGCACGCCCGGTGCTGAACCAGCACGGCATCCACGTCACCTACTTCCTCGTCACCGAGGGCATCCGCAACGGGTGGACGGGCTTCATGACGGTGCCTCAGGTCCAGACCGTCATCGCCGAGGGCAACGAGATCGGCTCCCACACGATGAACCACTCGGATCTGACCACCCTGTCCGCGGCGCAGGTGCAGTCGGAGCTGAGCGGCTCGCAGGCGTGGCTGAAGTCGCAGTTCGGCCTGGCGTCGGTGCCGGCCTTCTCCTCGCCCTATGGGGCCTACAACGACAGCGTGCTGGCCACCGTCAAGCAGTACTACGGCAGCCACCGCACGGTGAACGGCGGCCAGAACTTCCGGGACACCAACATCTTCCAACTCCGGTCCTATGACGTGAATACCAGCGTCACCCTGGACGACGTGCGCACGTGGCTCGACAAGGCCGCCGCCGACAAGAGCTGGGTCATCCTCACCTTCCACCAGTTCGTGAGCGGCACGCCCACCCAGTCGACGGAGATCAACATCGACCAGTTCTCGCAGATCCTCGACTACATCCAGGTCAAGGGCCTGCGCACCGTCTCCGTGTCCGAGGGCGTGGCGTTGACCGAGGGGCGCACGGAAGAGCCCGTGGGTGACACACCCGTCTATGACGACGGCATGGGCAATGCCTTCGCGGACTGGAGCTGGGCCACGCACGACCTCGATGATCGCACCGTGGTGCACAGCGGACTGTCGTCCCTGTCCGTCCAGCTGGGTGGCTGGAATTCCCTCTACTTCCACCACACCTCTGGACTCGATGCGAGCCTGTATCAGTCCATCGAGCTGTGGGTGAACGGCGGCAGCAGTGGCGGCCAGGGTGTGCGGCTGGCGTTCTATGACGGCTCCCAGTACATCGGCTCGACGCGGCTGGACACGGTGCTGGGTCACCCCATCCTGGCGGGCACCTGGCAG
This is a stretch of genomic DNA from Archangium violaceum. It encodes these proteins:
- a CDS encoding alpha/beta hydrolase, translating into MKNVIERASFAMSLTLAALLLSSCTAAPPVRGAIESRYAEPGPLAIGTELITNDRGEALYQTYFPEPLTTGHPVIVWGNGTDALPSNYDALLRHLASWGFVVIDTFETHTGTGAEILAAARYLVSRHETPGSRFSGKLDVRRIGAAGHSQGSTGVINSHTNFEAGSLITTVVSIALPALRWCDPEDKYDTSRLAIPFLILGGTGDGIISPAADNQRAFDRTAPGVPAAMAIASGASHNEIQGDGGMHRGYLTAWMRYWLAQDGEARAAFAGDMPELAHHPGWLHVALKNLE
- a CDS encoding polysaccharide deacetylase family protein — protein: MNRLHAVKEFVRSLAVLGLALVGAPTLAATPFQEGMVSITLDDGWPSQYTAARPVLNQHGIHVTYFLVTEGIRNGWTGFMTVPQVQTVIAEGNEIGSHTMNHSDLTTLSAAQVQSELSGSQAWLKSQFGLASVPAFSSPYGAYNDSVLATVKQYYGSHRTVNGGQNFRDTNIFQLRSYDVNTSVTLDDVRTWLDKAAADKSWVILTFHQFVSGTPTQSTEINIDQFSQILDYIQVKGLRTVSVSEGVALTEGRTEEPVGDTPVYDDGMGNAFADWSWATHDLDDRTVVHSGLSSLSVQLGGWNSLYFHHTSGLDASLYQSIELWVNGGSSGGQGVRLAFYDGSQYIGSTRLDTVLGHPILAGTWQRVVVPLSSVGLSSGTVRDIYIQDDTGGSQGTLYLDDIRLIRSNAQPPPPPPTQPFALYADALASGFNDWSWAVHNLAQSSIVHAGTSAISVELDQWSALFFHSDSTIDLSRYKSIELWVHGGTSGGQVARLVFNGDSGLLGEIRLDETLGHAIQPGTWQRVSIPFSLLGLSSGSLREIYIQDQSGADQGTLYIDDIRLLP